A region of the Plasmodium sp. gorilla clade G2 genome assembly, chromosome: 9 genome:
TAGTTGATaagtatttataataatataaagatatattgaAATAAGAAAGTGTATTAAGAAAATCTATGagatcatcattatttactATATgttgaataatattatctttatgtagataaaaaaaggagataatattttttaataagttGACAattaatttgtatatatcaaaagggatatatatattatcattatttgtattatttatattatttatattatttatattatttatattattatcattatataatatggacaaataatttattaacgACATGTCATAAGGATGTTTTAACATGAATTGATTgcctatattatatagatataaagaaatagaaaagaaaatattttttgtattttttaaaaataataatatgtcgAAAGATTCTTTTATgtaatcaaaaaaattataataaattgatAATTGTGTTTTAAATATTGATTCACTTaatttgtaatatttattattattatcaacatATATGTTTTGAATATATGGATTTATAACATTCTGATTATatgatgtatatattttattatttctttttgatgtatatattttattatttctttggtttaatataaaataatttactaaattaaaatattgtttACATTTCTTAGACAGatctatatttaatttatttaataaatttgaattattatttaagttATGATCGTTTATATAGTCTTGGTTGTTACAAATTTTATGaagatatgaaaaaatatatttcttttctattgaattatttttataagaatttaaaataagataaatttttaaataacaaaaagATAAGATCCGTATGACATATTCATttagattattattttgttgtatacttgtaatatttttaaaagttaTAATTATCTgtccatatttatttataaaataaataatatctaTAAAGTATTTCAAAggaatattttgtatttttatttttttataattatataagaaagtatttaatttgttatcattatgaataaataaattctttatatcttctttttttaaattaatcaTATAATCTTTATTATCTGCATTATAATATGATTCATAATATTGTTTATCCTTTTTCATATCATatgatatatcttttatataattatataaatcatttttataaaataaatttacatCTTCATTTCTATTCACTCTTTcgttttttatatcatatactAAACATGGAAGTTTGATATCTCCCTCTTCTTtgtaatttaatttatattctgGAATTTTCTCATCTTTTATTAACtcatataaatcatattgatcataaaatgataaaacaaaatatcgattaatatcttttataatattaaaaaagaaaaggaaattTAATACTTTAATGTTtgcatttattatatgtttgttCTTCAAAAGTTTCGTATTTAATAAGTAATTACCGTTTCTTTTCTCTTCCCTCTTGAAGGTTTCTATATTCTGATGATAAGAATGGCAGTTGTTAGTAGTATTagatgtatttatattatcacacATTTTATTgtcatttgtttttttcatacccacattattatatctttttaaatatacaaataagtGTCTATTCCACTTCTCTCTGtctaaaaaaatgaaagcaCAAATAAGTTTATTTAACTGCTCTATATTGAACCTTAAAGGGtggtatattatttgttgtgAATTCTTCAAAATTTTTCTCATCTGTTGTAATGTTTGAAGAGTAGTATAGTTGTTTAATAAACATGGAAAACTTTCTaatactttaaaaaataagttTTCATCTCCCCCATCAGTCAAATAACAAAAAGATTGAAAAGAGAGAAGTGAGaaatctattttttttttataaaaatttatatgatcatttgtaaaaaataacattaaagaattattaataataatattattttgaagaCATATATTTAGGAATAGCATATCGTaagttatattaaaatggtTATGCTTCAATGGTATATcctgtgtatatatattatcatattgatTGTAATATGTAATAGAActgttataattattattataattattattataattatttgtagtattaatattattattattattattattcgtAGTAGTAGTCATTTttgctttttcttttttattacatttagatatagtttttttttttttttttatattataataatatattaacaatagATGAAGTACATCTtcataatttcttttaaaagtaccatatatttttaataatattaatgtttGCTGAATATTTAAATCATGTATCTGTAATAAGatattttctataaatttatttaataattcaaatggtaataaattataaaaataaaaaaaacataaaatgaatatactTTCTTTTAGATTAAAAGATACACTGATAAATTCTAttctatttaatatattataaaaaaaatttacattatcatctttattattataattctcAGATGTTCTTATatctttatctttattatattttaaatttataatatgttttaataatatatcttcatcaaaataattaactgaattgttattatttttttcttcttcttctctTCTTTcaatttcatttatattataaccaTGAGAGTATAAATTAAGAacatcctttttattttttacacaATTCAAAgaattatcaaaataaaattgatcataaatattatttttaatattgtcTATATAATATCTATTAACATCATTTGTGTGTATTACCTTGTATATGTGTTCATATAGTAAGTTTAAAATTTgagatttatttaaaaatttgataggtttatttctttctatatcttttatatatacatttttatttaaatctaatgtatttatataattccaataattatgatcattataatcattaaaatattttatgtcaTCATTTGAGAAATAAGTATCATTATGTATATTCCATTGAAGTCTTGGATCTTCtttatcaaataatttattataactattttgttttttcatcatatccATAGAATCTGCATTTTCAAAAAGATCATAATAATtgtttatatgatatatgtCATGTgtacaaatatttatattgttttgaTGATGACCAGTAGTTTTTACATCATTATAATGGTAactatttatttgtttgtcacacgtattatttatttgtttgtcacatgtattatttatttgtttgtcacatgtattatttatttgtttgtcacacgtattatttatatgtttgtcACATATATTTCCCCTTTCTAATGGTGTTGTTTccaacatattttttatatttacactattattttttatatttttataagaaattTTTTGCATATGCCATTTATTACAATAATTTATACATTCATCTATCATATGCGTatcattaatttttctattaacattttttatataacctttattatttaaattaaatgtattccatatattctcttttttgtttatatatattgaagcCTTCATATGATTATCATAAGAATCATATTTAAAactttcttcatcatcataagAATCATATTTAGAACCTTCTCCTTCATCATAAgaatcatcatttttttttatcattttattattttttttttttttatttctctctctttcttttcttatcatataatttaattcttctatatctatatcattttcattttttccgATTcccttttcttttaatttatagaATTCTTTATGACATCTTTTCGACTTATTAACACTACTCCCCTCAACATCATTAATGCTGATACTTTTGAATcctagaaaataaaaagccgacgttttttttttattcacttgtttgtttattaatattttgtttaaagAGTATATAACGCTATTTAATAAATGcatttaaagaaataaaattatatattaacctatatatataaataacaaacAAAAGAggcttaaaaaaataaaaaatatatatataaaaatatatatatatatatatatatatatttatatatatatatattatatatatatatgtaatatatattatatgtttacaaaaaaatgaagaacattaaattattatctcgacgtaatttttaatttttttttttttttaaattttttattcttcaaatgtaatacatttatagtatattatataatatgtatataataatattatatttttttaatgaatactatattatatacacatacGTGCATTAAATCAACatcttaaaataaaataaaaaataaaatgaaatgaaataaaatgaatataactTAGAaaatagtattatatatatatatatatatatatatatatattattatttatattattattttatattttattttttttatttttttaatatggaAATCCTTAAAATATGTAACCCCCCTACCCCTTAACTTTTTATATgtcatacatattatataaacattctGACGTATgacaatttatatatttctcatagagaaaaaaatgtggacacaaaaaataaaaaggtgttcaagtttttttttggatcacataatttttatgttttatatatatatataatttataataaatatatatatatatatatatatatatatatatatatatatatgtttttttggGTAGTCTCTATAATATGAGTTTATATCTAAATAAGAGACATCTCAGATATCATGTGAGAGAGTCAGAGTGCTCATCGGATTTTTCTTTTGACGACCTCTACAAAAAAGTTAACGACGTTTTTAATTTCTATTCCTTCAGTGACACAGAATCAAAAGAAGAGAAACGAAGATGTGTTATAGATGTCACAGAAGGAaggatatttaaaaaaagaaaagcaCAAAAATTTGTGAATCGATTAAAAAGGTCTACACATCTATGCAACATAAAATCCAACGTTCAAGATATTAGAGTGGTAGATgggtttaaaaaatatgataaaaatgaagaaaaaaaatatatttgttttgaCGACAAAAATTGTAAGCATGATAGAATATACACATTTGTAAATTatgaatacataaaaattttgaaaaaggCAAAAGAATTTAAAGGTTGTGCTATATCCTTTTTAAGGAGCTCAAAAATAGATAGAACAAAGGTAGTAGATGATTTGTATTATAATGGAGAGGTATCACATGAAAGGGatgtagaaaaaaagaaaaatgataGTCATGATAATTaccataataattatcataataattatcatagtGATCATTTTGATGagaataaaaaattgaaaaaactGCTAGAAAAATTccataaagaaaaaataccATCATGTAGTTCTAAAGAATATTTTACAAAgattataaaagaatatacattatataagaaaaaatacaaaataattaatttagtATATGTAAAAGAAGATAATCAATGGAGTTGTccaaaaattaataataataaaaaaaaacaaagtaattcaataaaaagaaaaatacaaaaaatatatttatatccaaAGGAAACATTCTTTAATCCtttctttaataattttataacataTGAAAATGGAATTAAATTAGAAAGATATCTAACTAAAAATTTGTGTcatagaaatattattttgatggattcattttttgtattacataattatattgttACAATGTATTCTTTTGGAGGTTATCCTTTAATGAGGTGgtgtaaagaaaaagaaaaatttgtCTTACCAAatgaagaaagaaaaaaaaaaaaaaaaaaaaaaaaaaaaaaaaaattatgaatatacCTGATGAGTTAATAGAACAATATGGAAAGGATCCCTATGTATTAAAAGATCACATGAATTGTaatgattttataaataatattaataatatgaataatatgaataatatgaataatataaacgaatcagatattctttttaataatatagaatatgTAAACAAGACCAATGACCAAGAACAAAACATATTTGAATCATATGATAAAAGGAAGGTTTCAAGGAATTATTTTCATGCTATAGGTGACAACGAAAGTTATTTAAATGTTCAATCGGTTTTTCCACACATtattgataaaaattattataatggaATACCTCAAGGTATAATCACAAATATAAGAGAGACAAGGAAGAATGAAATGtatgatatagaaaaaatgaatagagatataaaaaaattaaaaagaaaattaaaggatataaaagagaaaaaaatggaaaaaatggaaaaaatgaaaaaaatgaaaaaattgaaaaaaatggaaaaaatggaaaaaatgaaaaaaatggaaaaaatgaaaaaattgaaaaaaatggaaaaaatgaaaaaattgaaaaaaatgaaaaaattgaaaaaaatgaaaaaaatgaaaaaattgaaaaaaatggaaaaaacaaaacaatttGCTTATGTATATCCTGAATATCTCGTAGCTGAAATATTAAGACAATTATTAAATgtgtgtttatatttatataaaaataacatatttcATAGTGATATAAAACCATCAAATATCGTTATAAAGAATGTTCATAAGAAACATATGGATATAATACGTTATagtaaaagaaataatatgtggtatatatataaaagaggagaaataataaaaaggaaaatatgtataaaattaattgatTTTGAATATtgtcaaataataaataataaaaatggattTGTTATGTCAGGTGGAACaacatcattatttaaaCCTTTAGaagattttaaaaataaaaaaatttatgctTTATCTAAATTAGTATGGATAATAGGTAtaactatttttatattattaacagGTACTCATCCATTtactaaaataaataatgatgttcatatttattatcttctatctaaaaataagaaattctatataaaaaaaaaattaaacaaatataattatctatCTCAATCATGTaaagatttattaaaaaaaatgttaacaTTAAATTATCAAAACAGAATATCATTCATTCGGATATTTAATAACTCATTTACTCTTTTTGGATAAATATccacacatataaaaaaaaacaaaaatatataaaacataaataaatatatatatattataatatcaatttatgtatatataaaaatgtatttctatattatatcatatatatatatatatatattttttttttttttttttttttttttttttcatgttcCCAAAACATATAACAAGCTAAATTTTATGGTTagatttgtttatataaggaaaaaaaaaaaataacatctcaaaatattatagatatacataaatttaaatatatatatatatatatatatatatatatataatatattgatataaaaagaattttaagttaatatatagaaaaatatatatataacaataatatgtaatataaatcGAAACACAAGTATAATTACAATTTAAATacatagtaataatattatataatgaatatattaatatatatattttatgtatatataataattttcttttttacatatgaaataaaatatatatatttatatgatgacacaataatttttttttacttttctatttctttaaatattattcaaataaaaaaacaaaaaaaaaaaaaaaaaaaaattttcataatataacatttttttataaattttttccgcatttaaatattagttataattatgtttaaatatatatatatatagatatagatatatatatatatttttttttttttttttttttttttttgtattatgaataatttataattttgttatatattttgtggaCTCTAATAAAAATTACAGTTCATTAATAAGAACCTAtagattattttttattcaatgtattttttttttttttttttttagccccaattaaaatattttgttttattttattaggTGTTTGTTTGTTTATAAAATCATCCATACATtgattcaaatat
Encoded here:
- a CDS encoding serine/threonine protein kinase, putative, which gives rise to MSLYLNKRHLRYHVRESECSSDFSFDDLYKKVNDVFNFYSFSDTESKEEKRRCVIDVTEGRIFKKRKAQKFVNRLKRSTHLCNIKSNVQDIRVVDGFKKYDKNEEKKYICFDDKNCKHDRIYTFVNYEYIKILKKAKEFKGCAISFLRSSKIDRTKVVDDLYYNGEVSHERDVEKKKNDSHDNYHNNYHNNYHSDHFDENKKLKKLLEKFHKEKIPSCSSKEYFTKIIKEYTLYKKKYKIINLVYVKEDNQWSCPKINNNKKKQSNSIKRKIQKIYLYPKETFFNPFFNNFITYENGIKLERYLTKNLCHRNIILMDSFFVLHNYIVTMYSFGGYPLMRWCKEKEKFVLPNEERKKKKKKIMNIPDELIEQYGKDPYVLKDHMNCNDFINNINNMNNMNNMNNINESDILFNNIEYVNKTNDQEQNIFESYDKRKVSRNYFHAIGDNESYLNVQSVFPHIIDKNYYNGIPQGIITNIRETRKNEMYDIEKMNRDIKKLKRKLKDIKEKKMEKMEKMKKMKKLKKMEKMEKMKKMEKMKKLKKMEKMKKLKKMKKLKKMKKMKKLKKMEKTKQFAYVYPEYLVAEILRQLLNVCLYLYKNNIFHSDIKPSNIVIKNVHKKHMDIIRYSKRNNMWYIYKRGEIIKRKICIKLIDFEYCQIINNKNGFVMSGGTTSLFKPLEDFKNKKIYALSKLVWIIGITIFILLTGTHPFTKINNDVHIYYLLSKNKKFYIKKKLNKYNYLSQSCKDLLKKMLTLNYQNRISFIRIFNNSFTLFG